A genomic stretch from Bacteroidota bacterium includes:
- a CDS encoding outer membrane lipoprotein carrier protein LolA produces the protein MNKITLVILSFLFLTSLNGIAQENSALAEEIIRKSVEKYKSYNSIKVEFKYIIENRMAETNDELSGVFYLKDGNFRLTIGEQIIISNQKKVWTYLKDVNEVQVNNYNPEELEINPKELFTIWEKGFLYGYGGEARRNNKNINLIILTPENKSKSFFKVKIFIEKETSNILKMQTFYKDNGLILTFDILSIETNIKLNDSFFEFDISKHKGIEVVDLTE, from the coding sequence ATGAACAAAATTACATTAGTCATATTATCATTTCTGTTTCTAACATCATTGAATGGAATAGCACAGGAAAACTCAGCATTAGCAGAAGAAATTATTAGAAAATCTGTTGAAAAATATAAATCTTATAATTCAATAAAAGTTGAATTCAAATATATTATTGAAAACAGAATGGCTGAAACTAATGATGAATTATCAGGCGTTTTTTATTTGAAAGATGGAAATTTTAGACTTACTATCGGTGAGCAAATTATTATTTCTAATCAGAAAAAAGTATGGACTTACTTAAAAGATGTTAATGAAGTTCAGGTAAATAATTACAATCCCGAAGAACTTGAAATAAACCCAAAAGAGCTTTTTACAATCTGGGAAAAAGGATTTCTTTACGGATATGGAGGTGAAGCCAGAAGAAATAATAAAAATATTAATTTGATAATTTTAACACCTGAAAACAAATCTAAATCATTCTTTAAAGTAAAAATTTTCATTGAAAAAGAAACCTCCAATATTCTTAAAATGCAAACATTCTATAAAGATAATGGACTAATACTTACATTTGATATTTTATCTATTGAAACAAATATAAAATTAAATGACAGCTTTTTCGAATTTGATATTTCTAAACATAAAGGAATTGAAGTTGTTGATCTTACAGAGTAA